Below is a window of Equus quagga isolate Etosha38 chromosome 1, UCLA_HA_Equagga_1.0, whole genome shotgun sequence DNA.
aaaagaaaaaaacaacccaaaaaacaaaacaaacaaaatatttaacaaaaagaattcaaattaaaCAATACAAGATACAAAAAATAGTGATATCACAATAAGGTAAAAATCTGAATTGAACTTCTGTCATACCTATAACCACAGGCAAACTGTTCAGGGGCAAGTGTTTTAGCCAACATGCAAAAAAACAGGCCTTAGATAGTTAGTATTTAGTCACTTATTCAATCTTGCTCAATGTCTTACTAAACACGGAAGAAtctatacaaataaataaacatataaataaataaacaaacataaaataaacaattaggCAGTGGATAGATAAATTCAAGTAATGTAATAACGTTCTGCATTTTACTTTAAACAAACCGACCCTAGAGATAAGGAAAACCATTTTCTGGGTGGAAACTGGGAGAATGCTTAAGCCATTAACAGAATCAACTGCTTATAAAATATccacaaataactaaaaaaagttatttatacaTAGTTGGCTGACATTGcaattctatttttctccattaaatcGTAAAGGCTATAAGAGCACCAGCACCCACGAGAATCTAACAGAATCTCATCAGAATTGGGAAGGACTCCAGAGGCTGGTGAGGTCTAATTTGAGTTATTAgcttaaaatcataaaatgacttttaagTGGCGTATAACTCAGACTTCTTACTATTTCCAAATGACCTACATCCTGATTTCCCCTGAGtctgacatttttattattttaatagtcaTCATTTAGGTGATTAGCAGTAACCTCTCAGAACTCTATTTCATTCACATCCTAGCCTGCTTACATCCTGGCCAGAGCAAAAAGCCGCCCAAGTGGCCAAGGAGAGTGGTCAGACTCAGGGCAGCGTCAGCATGGGCTCTGAGGAACGGCTTCCCACCTTCCGCACACGGATGTGAAAACAGCGAAATGGAATACACAACCGACGAACCACAATGCTGTGAACCAGACAACTGGagttccaacaatattttaaCTTACCGAGGATAATAAGCTTGGAAAGTCTGGCGTGCTCacacaataattttaaaaccGATTTGAAGATTCCTACAGATACCAAACTCCCTTCATCCACAACCAGAACTCTGACAGAAGAAAACTTCCATGGCGTGTCTTGGGCCGTTTTTGTCTTCCATGAATAGAAACTGTAATTGACCTACAAGCAAAGAATGGCATTTCTACATTCAAGTTACAAAActtaacaaaggaaataaattgaacaacatgttattttaaaataaaactcttaaatgGTAGGCGGGAGATGTAGGTGGAATAACATagagaaaaagctaaaaaaacagagaacacaAAACTTACAGGGGTgaatatacacaaaagataaatacattgaaaaacaaagaaaggtcACATAGCTCAAAAACTGCTTCCTCATGAGTATGTAAGTGTTTTTAACTTAACCAGCTTTGTGCATAGCACCGCCCACTGCAAAAATCTCAACCTTCTCTCGCCACTCTTGAACAGAGAAAACTCCCCATTCTTCAAATAAACCTTCTCTTGGCCTTCTGAGATAACCCAGTCACTGGGGGCCTTCTCTTCTCCCAACTCTAACACTCCATTCTGGAAATAAAGGGATGTCCTCCCAACCTAACtatgaaaatattacattttcttctagaattacAAACTCACTTACTTCCCCAACATTTAAaaaaccaccaccaacaacaacaaaaaccaaacaactaaAAAAACTATTTAGTACagagataataatatttactatttaaaaaatatagatgagggaaaaaaatttgtGAAGTTACAACCAGGGAAGGTTAAATATTTGGTGTATATCATTCCAGAAATGTTTCTATGTTGTAAGTGTTTACAACTATGtatatacagattttttaaatgggatCACATCTTTATTTAACTTTCCTACTGAAACTAGACTCAACATGTCTATTAAGTAAAAGCCTTCATATTTCACATCCAAATACATCAATTCTCTCCAACAAAACCTCACATTCTCTCAGTGGCCTTGTCCCACAATAGGACATTTGGAATCCCCACCAAGcgtttcctttcttctattgtATATATTCAATTACTTATCTTAGAAATGCCTGATTGACACTTTCCACTGTATTTCTAGTGCTACCAACTCAATATAGGCCCCATCTATGAGCGTCTAGATTACTCCAACAGCCTCACAGCcaggctccccccacccctaTAACCCAACATGGGATTGCCAGATAAGATACAGGATAtgcagttaaatttgagtttcagagaGACAACAAAGGACTTTTTAGTATAAGTAGGTTCGATGCAATATTTGGTATACGCTCAGCAAATCTGCTAAATCTGGTAACCCTGGCACAAGGAGGCTCAGTAAATGGCATAAGTGCCACTTCAGTGCTCTTCCTGTGCCTTACACTCTCTCCGGAGCCTAAATGTGGCTTTAGAAATGTTTGCCCAGCATCCCAAGCAGATATTGAAATGCAACCGATTGATCAGATGAAATTGAATCATGCTgcctctctggcctctcctcttCTGATTCAGTCCCTCAGGCCAACCAGACATGAAGGCAGAGTGGGAAAAATCACAAGCTGATCAGCAGCCTCTTCCACCAGGGAGCTCAACTGAACTTCTCCAGCTCTGTGTCCATTCACGTGACAAATAAAGGCAATGGGCAAAGTAATTTCCGAGATGGCTCTAAGATTCTATGTGATCTTCCTTAAAACTACTTTCTTCATTTCACTCTCTTGCTTAGGAACCTAAACGGCTCCCTAGTAAATCAAGTCCAAGCTTCTTCAAGTTTGCAAGGTCTATAAGTGAAGAAATTACAGCACCGTGAAAAGAGCAACAAGCAAAGAGGTAGAAATCTGAGTTCTGGTGTTAGTTCTGCACCTCAAGATCTCAGGCAAGTCGTGTAACACCCCCAAATTTCAGCTGGCTCTCTGTAAAACGAAGATAACGTCGCTTACCCACATCAAAGATTTAATGAGATGTCAAAACACTTTACAAAATCTAAAGCTCAAATTCCCAGTTGAAACCAAGTTTCCTTCATTTTGCAACACACAGACTTCATTCCAATCAATGCGGTCCCCTCAAACCCTCTCTACACACTATGCTCATTCTCCTCGATGCCTTTCCCCTAAATATAATGCCCTTCTCCTCGCCAGAGCCTCCCTGTCCTGTAGAGTCCAACTCAATTATTCTTTCCTTCAGAAatcttttgaagtttttctcatgtgactatttgccaggcactggtgTAAGGGAAAGAGATAAAGAACTAAACCAGATGATCAAAGTCCTCACCTTCGTTCTACAAAATATAAACCTTTTCCTTCCAAttccagtgcttctcaaaacaGGGTCTGTGGACAATGACAGGTTTGTAACCTGCCCCCAGGAGAAACAGAGCTTTGCCAGAAACCAAACTGACCACATTATTAGGCACACACTACACTTTAGCTGACTTGACTTTGTCAAAATAAGACTCTCTCAACGAAAGGGGCAGCGCACTGCTGTGCTGTCCGGCACTAGCTCGTGCCTCACTGCAGACCAGCAACAGGTTACAGACCCGCTGTTTCGAGGGGCACTGATCTAAATGACAAGCTGCTACACGGCAGGGATCCagaaagcattcagtaaataccTACTCACTGTCgtcaggaagaaatgaaaaagaaactcatAATAAAGTTTGTCTTTAAGGCAAGCGTTTTATctagaggaaaaatggaaaaggttTTACCTGATACAGCGTGTAAGCGCTAAAATCAGTTCTCTGTCTCAGCAGGCCGGCGGCTTTCCCTGTGGGGGCCGTAAGGAGAACTTTTATGGCCTTGTCTGCCTCCGGCTGACGCTGCCCTGGAGAGTTAAGCCATTCTTCTGAGACGTCCTGGTCTCGTTTAAAATCTTCACACACTCTTTCGGCTTCACTTTCTTCCAACAGCTCCACATGCTTAAAAAGGTGGCTCACAATCGTGGTCTTCCCGCAGCCGCCCTTCCCACTCATGACGGTCACAGCATTGGAGCAAATCATTTCCAGAGCAGCCACCTGATCCAGATCCAGCTGAACTTCACTTTCTTCTGCATGAACTTCATGTTCACCATTATCCCCAGTATGGTCACCGCTGTCCTGTGTGTCCAGAATGGCCAGAGAATTTTCTAATCCTGTTTCATCGGCTTTGCTTTCCTTCAAGGTATCGTCACCTCCCGAACTCCCCGCTCCCTTGGTCTGCATAGACCCAAGCAGCTCTCTGACATCGACGTGCAAATGCCACGGAGGCCTGGTCATCAGGTGGCATATGGCAGAGGCAATGCCTCTCTCGGCCTCGTAAAGatcataaagaaagacaaaggccTTCTCATACGTCACCACGCCGACATCCTTCAGAAACCTCAGAGACTGCCAAGCGTCATCAACAGACATCCGGTCCGACAACAGAGAAGTCAAGTCAGCTTCTTCAACGTACGTGTGCCCGTGCTCCTTACACTGCCGCTTCAGTTCAGAATACATTATCAATCCGTTCTTCTCAAAATTGTTCATCAGCCGGAAGAGAGACTTGCACTGACAAAATGCTGCCCAGCTTGCCTCACATCGCAAAAGCTTCAATTCTCTGAAGgttatctttaagaaaataaagttcaagCTGCTTTACAAAAAGTAGGAATGTTGATGAATATTGTAAGAATTACAGTAAAAGCTAGGTTATTTGCCAGTAATTTTTTAAGTCCCAGAAAACCTATATCTCAACTAAATTTGGAGAAAAACTATGTACCTAATAcatcactgattttttaaattgtctagagatctatataattttataattaaaattacagTTTCTCAAAGCACTACAAATACAGCTTTAAAAGTCAAATAACACTATGAGGCTCTTCACAAAAAAGAGAATCCCCTGCCATTCACCTTCCACAACTTCTAAAGGCAACACCTTCAACACTTTTAGTCATTCCTTCCAGAATTTAGCTTCACATTTCTAAGTACTGTTTACACTActccttgattttttctttttttttttgaagattttttttttctttttcttccaaaagccccctggtacatagtggtgtattttcagttgtgggtccttctagctgtggcatgtgggacgctgcctcagcgtggcctgatgagcggtgccatgtccgcgcccaggatccgaaccggcgaaaccctgggccgcctaagcagagcgtgtgaatgtaaccactaagccacaggccGGCCCACTCCttgatttttccttaattttagaTATGTAGTATTAACTCCCTACTATGGAAAGTCTTTCTCTATGGGAGAGCTCTCTTTTATACCATCACCTCCACAAATgcttcttctcctcccacctttGAAAAAAGTTTAAAGTATACATTTTGTTAACTGATTTTGGTTAAATTGGTGTAAGTAGGACTCAAAGCTGCGCCACACGACGTACCGTCGGTACATCAACTGTGGTGCGGAACTCGCGTGCACCGCGAGGTTAATGACTGCCTGTTTTCCTGGCTTGTCTAGTTTTCCATGTGCCTATCAACAAACCTGCCCAACTCCTACAGAAGAGGAACAGAACTCCTTCACCATGACGCACTCAGTGGGTCATCCACcagctctatttctttttttatttcacgGAGTTACCCCTCCTGGAACCCTCCACACATTTTAAGGGcagaattgtgtccccctaaaattcttatgttggAATCCTAGCCGCCAGTACCCCAGAATGTAaccatatttggagacagggtctttaaagaggagattaagttaaaatgaggtcattagggtgggccctgatccaacagGACTGGGGtccctctaagaagaggagaCTGGGACACAGAAGGAAGGCCATGTgcggacacagggagaagacgccACCTACAAGCTACGGACGGAGGCCTCCCTCAGAAGACACCAACCCCACCCACGCCGCGATTTCGGACCTGCGGCCTCGGAACCGTGAGAAGACAAGCTCCTGTGGTTCAAGCCACCCAGCTGGTGGTATTCGGtacagcagcctgagcaaacCAACACGATGCTTTCGGAAAGGACCTGACTCTGGATGACGGTTCACACGCCGACCAGAGGGACTTCAAGACTCCTCTTCCCACTGGAGTCCCAGAATGCCCACtgctctgcctttcttctctACTAAATAAATACACATCCTAATCTAAGGTTCCAGAATCTTAGTTCTCAAAGCATACTGAAATGGTAGTCATTTTAAATAGGGAACAAAGTCATTAgtccagtatttcccaaactgagggggggggaggggggttctGTAAACACTGCTGGGGTTCCAAGAATTATCTCAGAAATTTTTAATTGCATCTTCATTTGGGAAACCACATAACCAAGTACTTCCAAGATCGCAGTGCTACACTTGGTTTCCAATACTGCTGGACATGTACTGTATCACTTTACTATGCTCGGTCTCTAATAAGAACAGAAGTGGATGCATTTGTAAATGATATTATTGTGCCAAATAAACAATCAAATGCTACCACGATGTACCATATGAATAATGAAAGTCGGCAAACGTTCAAacaggaaggggggggggggggtgagctGCACAGCACAATGGATCTGCCAAACCCCTAAGAGCTCGTGTCTTCAATGAGCTCTGTATTCAAGTTGCAAATGGCAATTtagttacagaaaaaatttgccatattaaattatataactaAATCATTGATAATTTgaatgtcatttattttgttattttgttttcctttataaacCTATTGCATAAGACCTATAGACACAAGCAGTTTATATTTAGCTGTAAcactcaaagaaaaataaaccgaCATGGAGGTccatacaaatttttttcctttgaaagagaTGCAAAAGCTGTCAAGCCTGAGAAATCGTGCCTTATATAAGATCAGTGAACGCGAAGCAAACGTCTTACTTACTTTATGAAACCCAAGTTTCCATGGATGTGTTCTTAAAATCTCTTCTATCTTTCCCAGCACCTCTTGAGAACCTGAGCTGATGAGCTGTTTAAAGTGTCGaggcagaagaactggaaggaattCCATCACCTTTGGAAACTGCAGAGCTCTCATTACATTTATAAACGGGACTACAGGGTATCAGAAAAGAACAAACCAAAACGTACAAATGAGCTCACAGAACAACTGATTGGATGACCTTTCTCGTTTAGCACAACCAGTTCAAGAAATCCAAATCAAAGAGATATTAACAAATTTACTTTAACCAGTAGGAAAAATGATCATATTGTAACAATTTCTTTTGTACTGAGATGGTTTTCATTGTGTTTAATGCCAAAATTtatgttctttaaatgtttagataACTAGTGCTtagccttttgtttccttttgctcgcaaataatcagaataaaaatttttttttgattcaccctgagctaacacctgttgccaatctttctcttctttctttttatgtgagttgccaccatagcatggccactgacagacgagtggtgtggttccacacccaggaaccaaacccaggctgccaaagcagaatgtgccaaactttaaccactaggccatcagggctggccccaggataaAATTTTTGACCCAATGAAATAAAGCTAAATTCAAAGcgaaccataaaaaataaatcatttacatATTAGTCTGTGTAATCATTTTTCTGAGTGTAATCATGATTCTTTGGTCACTGAAGTCATTCAATGATGTACTGCCAAATTTATTTGCTATAACTAAGAAATGAAGTATTCCAATATGTGAATGTCCAGATAACAaaccatattaaaaatttattttgaaccATTTTGGACTGAAACCTTTCCAGAATGGGTTACTGACattcttgtctttctcctctatCTTCTTAAACAGAAGAATTGACAGCTGAACTTTTTCTTAATGACTCAAGATAATCCTACAGACACAAAGGTCAGAGGGAGATAAAATCACagttttagagctggaaaggaaCTGAAGGAGCTTAAAGACCACCGCACTCAACCTCTTCACGTTAAGGATGATGAACCTGGAACGTCACTGACATATTCAAAAAGCGATACAaacacattttcatcaacccgATTTAACAGACAGAATATCATGTCAAGATACTATAGTgctaatattttaaacacattagTCATTAAGTATCTCAACGACACTAAAACTTGGTGAAAAAATCACACttacttttgttttccagagaaaAGCTCGTCTCGTTCCCCGGTAACGACTCTTCCCGTTCATTCTGTGTAGACTGTTTTTTATCATTCCCTCCATTTTTGAGGAAAGTTCTAAATGTTTCGTTAAGATTTTCAAAGGTGAGGTCATTAAAGCTTGATACTTCATCTACCCAgtctaaaaatttcattttaatatcatCGGGGATAGCACACTCTTTAAGAAAGAGCGAACAGATCTGCTTCTGATCTGGTGGTGACATGTCAGACAGCAAAAAGTACGACGGAAATCCTTGAACATGATAGCACTTCCTCGATCCCACCGGCTTCACTTGTAGCTTCACTCGCCACCAAGGACCCATCATTGGAAAACGTCCAAACACTTTACATTGCTCTTGAGTGTTTTCATCCAAAATCataacttaaaaaacaaagttaatttcggatatttttaaacttctttcccAAGGCTTTATCAAATCCACCA
It encodes the following:
- the HELB gene encoding DNA helicase B is translated as MAGVQWTVREVRGRLLPFKDLAEEDDDYLKEDAEEDDDDPGFVDAEELCSGGLRAGGLPGRQRVMILDENTQEQCKVFGRFPMMGPWWRVKLQVKPVGSRKCYHVQGFPSYFLLSDMSPPDQKQICSLFLKECAIPDDIKMKFLDWVDEVSSFNDLTFENLNETFRTFLKNGGNDKKQSTQNEREESLPGNETSFSLENKIPFINVMRALQFPKVMEFLPVLLPRHFKQLISSGSQEVLGKIEEILRTHPWKLGFHKITFRELKLLRCEASWAAFCQCKSLFRLMNNFEKNGLIMYSELKRQCKEHGHTYVEEADLTSLLSDRMSVDDAWQSLRFLKDVGVVTYEKAFVFLYDLYEAERGIASAICHLMTRPPWHLHVDVRELLGSMQTKGAGSSGGDDTLKESKADETGLENSLAILDTQDSGDHTGDNGEHEVHAEESEVQLDLDQVAALEMICSNAVTVMSGKGGCGKTTIVSHLFKHVELLEESEAERVCEDFKRDQDVSEEWLNSPGQRQPEADKAIKVLLTAPTGKAAGLLRQRTDFSAYTLYQVNYSFYSWKTKTAQDTPWKFSSVRVLVVDEGSLVSVGIFKSVLKLLCEHARLSKLIILGDVRQLPSIEPGNLLQDLFETLKPRKCAIELRTNHRAESELIVDNATRISRRQFPRFDAELNLSDNATFPVSIQDKTFVFVRLPEEDDSSQLSKDDHRAHLYSAVRTLLKEDDLRDAEKSQFIAFRRQDCDVINDCCCRHYTDHLMKDHQKRLQFGVGDKICCTRNAYLSDLLPADTLNSQQNNDFAPSGADFNGTPAGFANKHDFDSGIRLCNGEIFFITKDVTDVTFGRRRLVTLDNRAGLEVTVDFQKLMKHCHVKHAWARTIHTFQGSEERTVVYVVGKAGRQHWQHVYTAVTRGRCRVYVIAEESQLRSAISRNSFRRRTRLKHFLQNNLSMSYASPADFVSPSKSSGDSGGHSTQPSASPGPTVTADLGTNDVPRSKASAADGGAFSSPRRWKFSSPEDVDMDEDLSTSRGCKRTCAMDNTESPNKVLMVDETSPQVSSRLQTLKLNSLTPRRLFKSTDNQET